One genomic segment of Acanthochromis polyacanthus isolate Apoly-LR-REF ecotype Palm Island chromosome 9, KAUST_Apoly_ChrSc, whole genome shotgun sequence includes these proteins:
- the LOC127535394 gene encoding uncharacterized protein LOC127535394 isoform X2, with product MDTFNIQSVGGVSGTTPGVGRGRGVARWAPQLQSTPMSQPALQPGPSVVRGNTHEGLRDDVVRSMTFTPGMSTLIHSSQNTGDAGMGSSPNQLAELIRTIGAEIGESIKASLQQNCSSDQTLPVTPDQTQQACRPDQSTTTVIDASKLNLVLRSDVNVPPYFRGDGSDKYSICEWEELMRSYLMKQGYSSTECIEEVMNRLLGKARDVTKVWLRSNPSVSDVNVVYGVLRRHFGDVVHSDLPLADFYAVQPFDGETALDYWIRLNKAAEMTEQCLVSKGEPATNLSRHAVIMFVRNCPDKELALIFKTKPPRDWSAQEVQEHIDNHGKVQMFCGSQMSVQKETTVGLGQEGMCSDTLVSQPFISSPKVTSDNEDKCTMDRVLNLLERTLTSNVQLTRGQSQNKGRQINRECKVCNSPDHSTSAHCRMYNLCFRCYLPGHIGAKCKQLDSTQPSDLSRDSRISGN from the coding sequence ATGGACACGTTTAATATACAGAGTGTGGGGGGTGTTAGCGGGACAACCCCGGGTGTAGGAAGGGGTAGAGGTGTTGCACGGTGGGCTCCTCAGTTGCAGTCTACACCCATGAGTCAACCTGCATTGCAACCTGGTCCTTCTGTTGTTCGGGGGAATACACATGAGGGGTTAAGGGATGATGTGGTCAGATCGATGACATTTACACCGGGTATGTCAACCCTGATTCATTCTTCACAGAACACAGGTGATGCTGGTATGGGTTCATCTCCAAATCAACTTGCTGAGCTGATTAGAACAATCGGAGCTGAGATTGGGGAATCTATCAAAGCTAGTTTGCAGCAAAACTGTTCTTCTGATCAAACACTTCCTGTCACCCCTGATCAAACTCAGCAGGCCTGTCGCCCCGATCAGAGCACCACCACTGTTATTGATGCTTCCAAGCTAAATTTAGTGTTGCGTTCTGATGTAAATGTTCCGCCTTATTTTAGAGGGGATGGCTCAGACAAATACTCGATATGTGAGTGGGAGGAGTTAATGAGAAGTTATCTAATGAAGCAGGGATACAGTTCAACCGAATGCATTGAAGAAGTTATGAACAGACTCTTGGGCAAGGCCAGAGATGTCACCAAGGTATGGTTACGCAGCAACCCAAGCGTCTCGGATGTCAATGTTGTTTATGGGGTGCTGCGACGCCATTTTGGTGACGTTGTACATTCTGACCTGCCTTTGGCTGATTTTTACGCAGTACAGCCTTTTGATGGGGAAACTGCTTTGGATTACTGGATTAGGCTaaacaaagcagctgaaatgacGGAACAGTGTTTAGTCAGTAAGGGGGAACCGGCTACCAATTTGAGCCGTCATGCAGTGATTATGTTTGTGCGCAACTGCCCCGACAAAGAGTTAGCActgattttcaaaacaaaaccacCTCGTGATTGGTCGGCTCAGGAAGTCCAAGAACACATTGACAATCATGGAAAGGTGCAGATGTTTTGTGGAAGTCAAATGTCAGTGCAGAAAGAGACGACAGTTGGACTTGGTCAGGAGGGGATGTGCAGTGACACTCTGGTGAGCCAACCCTTCATATCCAGTCCTAAGGTCACATCAGATAATGAGGACAAATGCACAATGGACAGAGTTTTGAACCTGTTAGAGAGGACGTTGACTAgtaatgttcaactaacacgTGGTCAATCTCAGAACAAAGGTCGCCAAATCAATCGAGAGTGTAAAGTCTGTAACAGTCCAGACCATAGCACCTCTGCCCATTGCAGGATGTATAACCTGTGTTTCAGATGCTATTTACCGGGCCATATTGGTGCTAAGTGCAAACAGTTAGATTCTACTCAACCTTCGGATCTGTCTCGTGACTCTCGGATTTCGGGAAACTAA